In candidate division KSB1 bacterium, one genomic interval encodes:
- a CDS encoding CoA-binding protein has translation MNDITKLLDEPNVSIAVIGATDNSSKYGHVIYRDLKQKGFTVYPVNPQRTSVDGDPAFSNVGDIPGKPTITNFVVPPSTTLKILQQCLDLDLMNVWVQPGAESPEVIAFLQQNSFNYIANSCIMVETRLKA, from the coding sequence ATGAATGATATTACAAAGTTACTCGATGAGCCGAATGTTTCTATTGCCGTGATTGGCGCTACTGATAATTCATCCAAATACGGCCACGTCATCTATCGCGATCTCAAGCAGAAGGGTTTCACAGTTTACCCGGTGAACCCGCAAAGAACTTCTGTCGACGGCGATCCTGCATTCTCGAATGTTGGGGATATTCCTGGTAAACCTACCATTACGAATTTCGTTGTCCCTCCGTCAACAACACTAAAAATTTTACAACAATGTCTTGATTTGGATCTAATGAATGTTTGGGTTCAGCCCGGCGCAGAAAGTCCGGAAGTAATCGCCTTTTTGCAGCAAAACAGTTTTAATTATATTGCTAATTCTTGCATCATGGTGGAAACTCGATTAAAGGCATGA